CGCGAGTACAAGAACCTCGACGACCAGGTGGAACTGGGCACGCGCAATATCAAGATCGCCCTGCGTCGCCTGCGCAAATTTGCGCGCCAGGGCGCGGCGGAAGAATTGGACATCGACGGCACCATCGATCACACCGCTCGCGATGCCGGCTTGCTGAATATCCAGATGCGCCCGGAACGGCGCAACACCATCAAGTTGCTGCTGCTGTTCGATATCGGCGGTTCGATGGATGCCCATGTGAAGATCTGCGAAGAGCTGTTCTCCGCGTGCAAGACCGAGTTCAAGCACCTGGAGTACTTCTACTTCCATAACTTCGTGTACGAATCGGTGTGGAAAAACAACCAGCGCCGCACCTCGGAACGCACCTCCACCCAGGACCTGCTGCACAAGTACGGTGCCGATTACAAAGTGATCTTTATCGGCGATGCCTCGATGGCGCCGTATGAAATCACCCAGGCCGGCGGCAGCGTCGAACACTGGAACGAAGAGCCGGGGTATGTGTGGATGCAGCGCTTCATGGCCAAGTACAAGAAGCTGATCTGGATTAACCCGTATCCCAAGGACACTTGGGGGTACACCGCCTCCACCGGGATTGTGCGGGAGTTGGTGGAGGACCAGATGTATCCCCTGACACTGCGCGGGCTGGAAGAAGGCATGCGCTTTCTCTCCAAATAATGCCCGGTCCCACAGATTGGAAGCGGTGCAAATACTCTCTACAAGTACACCGACATCCAATGTGGGAGAGGGCTTGCCCCCGATTCCGATGGTGCAGTCACCGACGGATGGACTGATACACCGCTATCGGGTGCAAGCCCTTCCCGCCGTCTGGAAGCGGCGCAAATACTCGATGTGCTGCCGATGCGCCGTTTCCTGCACCACCGGCGCCAATCGCACGTTCTCCCCCGGTAGACATTGCGCCAGCCTGGCCAACGCCAAGGGTGTGAGCGCACCCAGCCGTGGGTAACCGCCAATGGTCTGCCGATCATTGAGCAGCACGATCGGCTGCCCATCCGGCGGAACCTGGATCGCCCCCAAGGGAATCCCTTCGGAGATCAACGACGGCCCCTGATACTGCAACGGCGTGCCCAGCAGACGCATGCCCATGCGGTCGGCACGGCTGTCGAGCGTCCAGTCGGTGTTGAACGCGTCAAACAGACTCTGCCCGCTGAACCGGCCGATCTGCGCGCCGACAATCACGTCCAGCGAGCCGCCGGTCGGCAAGGCGGGCTGACTCAGCTCCTGCAGGGCACCGCCCGTACCGGAATAGGCCAACCGACCGCCTTCGGCCAGCGCCTTACCCCTTCCCTCCACGCCACCGAGGGCTTCACGCACCACCGTGGCGCAACTGCCCAACACCGCCGGCGCATCAAACCCGCCCGGTGCCGCCAGGTACGCCCGCGCACCGCTGAACGGCTGGGTAAAGCGCAGACGCTGGCCCTTCTGCAGGACAAAACTGCGCCCGGGGCTGATCGCGCGCTCGTCGATAAAGGCCCCCAGGTCGGCACCGGCCAACGCCAGCAGGCAATAGTCCTCGGCCTTCACGGTAAAACCGCCGAGGGTGATTTCCACCACCGGCGCATTCAGCGCATTGCCCAGCAACCAATTGGCCCAGGCCATCGACACCCAATCCAACGCACCGCCCTGGGTTACGCCCAGATGGCGCACACCAAAACGCCCGGCGTCCTGCAACAGGCACAGCGGCGTGCTGGCCTCGATCAATAAACCGCTCATGCATGCGCCTCCAGCGGTGCGTCATCGCCACCCAACCGGATGAATTCGGCGTGATCCACCGCCTGGAAACGCACCGTGTCGCCGGGCTGCATCAGACTGTAGCCGTCGCGCTCGCGGTCGAAGAGTTTGGCCGGGGTGCGGCCGATCAGGTTCCAGCCACCCGGCGACACCACCGGGTAGGCCGCCGTCTGCCGCTCGGCGATGCCCACGCTGCCGGCCGCCACGCGTTTGCGCGGGGTGCTCAGGCGCGGGGTGGCCAGGGCTTCATCTACCAGCCCCATAAAGGCGAATCCGGGAGCAAACCCAAGGGCGAACACCTGGTATTCGTGGGCGCTGTGGCGGCGGATCACCTCATCCACCGTCAAGCCACTGCGCTGGCTGAGCAAGCCCAGTTCGGGGCCGACGCGCAGGTCGTACCATACCGGCAGGACATGGCACTTGCCGCTGCCCTGGGCCTGGGGTTGCAGGTCGGCGAGGGCTCGATCGATGCGTTGTCGCGCCTCGGCCGGGCTCAACGCGGTGAGGTCGTAATGCACCATCAGCGTTGTATAGGACGGCACCAGGTCCACCAAGGCCGGGCCGAATGCGCCGCGCAATTGCTGGGTAGCGGCGAGCATCCACGGCATATTGGCTTCGGCGATGACCTCGAACAGACGCACCATCAGGCAATCGATGGCCACCACTTCAATGCATGGTTTCATGCTGACTTCAACGCTTGGCGAATGCGTTGCACTGCGGCGATGGAGCTGGCGTTGTCGCCGTGTACGCACAACGTATTGGCCTGCAACACCAGGGCGCTGCCGTCGCTGGCGGTCAGCGGCTCGCTGCGGGCGATGGTCAGGGCTTGCTGGAGCACGGTGTCGGCGTCGTGATGCACCGCGCCCGGCAGTTGGCGCGAGACCAGGTGGCCGTGGCTGTCGTAGGCCCGGTCGGCGAACGCTTCGAACCACAGGGTCAGGCCGTATTCGTCACCCATCGCCTGGGCCGCGCTGTTGTCGCGGGTGGCCAGCAGCATCAGCGGCAGGCCGGCGTCGTAGGCCGCGATGGCCTGCATGACTGCGCGCAGCTGCGCCGGCTTGGCCATCATGTCGTTGTACAGCGCGCCGTGGGGTTTGACGTAGCTGACGCGCGCGCCCTGGGCCCGGCAGATGCCGTCGAGGGCACCGATCTGGTAGTGCAACAGGTCCTGGATTTCTTCAGGGCTGTAAGCCATCGAACGACGACCGAACCCCTGCAGATCCTGATAAGCCGGATGTGCACCGATTCGCACGCCATGCGTGAGCGCCAGGCTGACGGTCTTGCGCATGATACTCGGGTCGCCGGCATGGAAGCCGCAGGCCACGTTGGCGCAATCGATGAACGGCATGACCTCGGCGTCCAGACCCATGGTCCAGTTGCCAAAGCTTTCGCCGATATCACAGTTCAGTAGCAGGCGGCTCACGGTGGTCGCTCCTGTAGGCTTTGTTATTTTGTAGTGTGGGATTTTTACCGCAGGACACGCAACTTGTCCTGGCACCCCCACGCCGCTTATCGTGGAACGAACCGATTTTTGGCGCTGGCCCCGTGCCGCGTCCAACTAATAAAAACCGATCCAAGCATAAGAAAAAGTTGATCCCATGAATTTGAAGTTCCTCGAAACCTTCGTCTGGGTCGCCAGGCTCAAGAGCTTTCGCCTGACCGCCGAAAAGCTGTTCACCACCCAGGCATCGATCTCCAGCCGCATCGCCGTGCTGGAAAGCGAACTGGGGGTCAAGCTGTTCCTGCGCGATTCGCGGGGTGTGAGCCTGACCCCGGAAGGCGTCAAGGTGCTCGATTACGCCGAACAGATGATGGTGACCCTGCAAGGTTTGAAGCAGTCCCTGGAGACCACCAGCAGTAAGGTCGGACGGATTCGGATCGGCGCCATGGACACGGTGATCCACACCTGGCTCAGCCCGCTGGTGGCGGAATTGATGGACCGTTTCCCGCTGGTGGAAATCGAATTGGTCGCCGATACCGCACTGAACCTCAGCGATCAGCTGCAAAAAGGCTTCCTCGACCTGATTCTGCAAACCGACCTGCTGCGCCTGGAAACCGTGCGCAGCCTGGAGCTGGGCAGCCACCCCATGGCCTGGATCGTCGCCAGCCAGTCGATCTACAACCGCGACTATGCGTCCCTCGCCGACCTGGCCCAGGAGCGCATCATCACCTATTCGAAAAACTCCCACCCGCACCAGGACGTTATCCGCCTGATGCAGGCCAACGGCGTCGCCGCGCCGCGCATGAACTGCGTGAACTCGGTGTCGGCGATCACCCGCCTGCTGCGCGACGGCTTCGGCATCGGCGCCCTGCCGCCGGTGCTGGTCAGCGAAGAACTGGCGCGCGGCGAACTGTTGATGCTGCCCATGGAGCAACGTTTGCCGAACCTGCAGGTGGTGGTGTCGTGGCGCGTTGGGGTGGAATTGGTGGAGGAGATCGTGGGGTTGTGCCAGAAGGTGGTGGCCCGGTATGCCGAGGAAGTTGGCGAAGAACGGATGGTGCTGGCAGTTGAATAAACCGGATATGAATGTGGGAGGGGGCACCCCTCCCACAGTTGACCGAGTTGGGCGTTAGAGGCCCTTGAGGTCCCGCTCCTCAATCGGCCGGCTTTGGCGCAGGCGCTTGCCGCCCAGCACGATCCAGTCGATCAACCGGTACAGGCATTCCAAGCCGAACGACAACAGCATCGCCCCGCCCAGGCCCCAGCCCATGGCTTCGGGAGTCAGCAGGATCTGGTAGCTGTAGCCGTTCCAGGTTTCCAGGCGGATATCCGGATCGGCGGCCACCGCCACTTGCAGCGCGCGGATGTACCACGGGCCCTGCATGGCCTGGAATTGCTTGTCCAGCGCCACCTGGCGATCAAGCAAGGCGCCCAGGCTGCTGGCATCGCTCTGGAACACCGGGTCATCGCTGGCCCGGTAATGCTCGACCAGGGCGTGCATATCTCCCTTGAAGAACTGCTGCGCCGTGGTTTCGAAGCCGCGCAGGCTGGTCTGGGCCTCGATCAGGTGGGCCTCGACGCGCTTGGCATAATCGCTGATAAACCCCGGCACCTGCACACCGACCAACAGGCCAAAGGCAAACAGCACCAACCGCAGATAGCTGAGCAACATAGTCGATGTCCT
The sequence above is drawn from the Pseudomonas quebecensis genome and encodes:
- a CDS encoding vWA domain-containing protein, whose translation is MLLNLFNEMRAAKVPVSVRELLDLINALKQRVTFADMDEFYYLARAILVKDERHFDKFDRAFGAYFNGLEKLDDHLQALIPEDWLRKEFERSLSDEERAQIQSLGGLDKLIEEFKKRLEEQKERHAGGNKWIGTGGTSPFGSGGFNPEGIRVGDAGKRQGKAVKVWDQREYKNLDDQVELGTRNIKIALRRLRKFARQGAAEELDIDGTIDHTARDAGLLNIQMRPERRNTIKLLLLFDIGGSMDAHVKICEELFSACKTEFKHLEYFYFHNFVYESVWKNNQRRTSERTSTQDLLHKYGADYKVIFIGDASMAPYEITQAGGSVEHWNEEPGYVWMQRFMAKYKKLIWINPYPKDTWGYTASTGIVRELVEDQMYPLTLRGLEEGMRFLSK
- a CDS encoding biotin-dependent carboxyltransferase family protein — its product is MSGLLIEASTPLCLLQDAGRFGVRHLGVTQGGALDWVSMAWANWLLGNALNAPVVEITLGGFTVKAEDYCLLALAGADLGAFIDERAISPGRSFVLQKGQRLRFTQPFSGARAYLAAPGGFDAPAVLGSCATVVREALGGVEGRGKALAEGGRLAYSGTGGALQELSQPALPTGGSLDVIVGAQIGRFSGQSLFDAFNTDWTLDSRADRMGMRLLGTPLQYQGPSLISEGIPLGAIQVPPDGQPIVLLNDRQTIGGYPRLGALTPLALARLAQCLPGENVRLAPVVQETAHRQHIEYLRRFQTAGRACTR
- the pxpB gene encoding 5-oxoprolinase subunit PxpB, with protein sequence MKPCIEVVAIDCLMVRLFEVIAEANMPWMLAATQQLRGAFGPALVDLVPSYTTLMVHYDLTALSPAEARQRIDRALADLQPQAQGSGKCHVLPVWYDLRVGPELGLLSQRSGLTVDEVIRRHSAHEYQVFALGFAPGFAFMGLVDEALATPRLSTPRKRVAAGSVGIAERQTAAYPVVSPGGWNLIGRTPAKLFDRERDGYSLMQPGDTVRFQAVDHAEFIRLGGDDAPLEAHA
- a CDS encoding 5-oxoprolinase subunit PxpA — translated: MSRLLLNCDIGESFGNWTMGLDAEVMPFIDCANVACGFHAGDPSIMRKTVSLALTHGVRIGAHPAYQDLQGFGRRSMAYSPEEIQDLLHYQIGALDGICRAQGARVSYVKPHGALYNDMMAKPAQLRAVMQAIAAYDAGLPLMLLATRDNSAAQAMGDEYGLTLWFEAFADRAYDSHGHLVSRQLPGAVHHDADTVLQQALTIARSEPLTASDGSALVLQANTLCVHGDNASSIAAVQRIRQALKSA
- a CDS encoding LysR family transcriptional regulator, which codes for MNLKFLETFVWVARLKSFRLTAEKLFTTQASISSRIAVLESELGVKLFLRDSRGVSLTPEGVKVLDYAEQMMVTLQGLKQSLETTSSKVGRIRIGAMDTVIHTWLSPLVAELMDRFPLVEIELVADTALNLSDQLQKGFLDLILQTDLLRLETVRSLELGSHPMAWIVASQSIYNRDYASLADLAQERIITYSKNSHPHQDVIRLMQANGVAAPRMNCVNSVSAITRLLRDGFGIGALPPVLVSEELARGELLMLPMEQRLPNLQVVVSWRVGVELVEEIVGLCQKVVARYAEEVGEERMVLAVE
- a CDS encoding DUF2937 family protein: MLLSYLRLVLFAFGLLVGVQVPGFISDYAKRVEAHLIEAQTSLRGFETTAQQFFKGDMHALVEHYRASDDPVFQSDASSLGALLDRQVALDKQFQAMQGPWYIRALQVAVAADPDIRLETWNGYSYQILLTPEAMGWGLGGAMLLSFGLECLYRLIDWIVLGGKRLRQSRPIEERDLKGL